The window CGCACGCTGCCGGTCAAGACATCAGATGAATTCGGCGCCTATGCAAGGCGGATTTATGCAAGCCTGGGGCTGGGCTCGGGCACTTAGGCTAGCCCGCCCCGTGGCACTTTCGACAAGCCAACTGCGTTCATTTTGATTAAGGATTGCTTGATATCCTCGCATCCCTCATTGGCAGGGATGACGGCTTTCACGCAACGATCAGCGAAGCAGATTTGGCCATGATAGCGATTTCGGAAGAGAAAGTTATCGATTATGACCTCACCGCCCGGCTCGCGACCGAGGCATTCGGCTCGAGCGACGTGGTGTTTTCCGCCGAGCGCATGAAGTGGCTCTACGAGCGCAGTTTTGGAGAAGGCACCATTGTTCTCTCGGTCACCGACGACGGCGTAAAAGTCGGCCAGATCGCCTTGGTTCACCAGACCGTTCATTGCGGCGGAAAACCCCGTTCCGCCATTCAACTTGTCGATCTCTTCATCTCAAAGGACCACCGCTCGCCGCAAACGATCCGTCGCATCTATAAGGAGGTCGAGCAGCTCTGCATCGACCGAAAGGTCCGCTTCATTCTCGCCATGCCGAACGAGAATGCGAAGCAGCTCAATGCCCGCATCTTGAAACTCAAACCGCTGCTCTGGCTTGAGGTCCGCGCCGGCGTCGCGTTGCTGCCGCCGCGACGTGCCGGACTGAAATATTCCGGCTACGTCAAATCCTTACCCGCAAGGGAAGCCGTCGATTTGCTGTCCGGCTTCGATACCGAGGCCACCGAGAACGGGTTACGATGGTATGGCGAGGTCTTGTTCAATCGCATGAACGATCCGACATGCAACTACGCCGTTCATGCCGCAGCCGATCTCGTTCTGATTTCATCAACCCGCAAAACCCGCCGCGTCGGCTATACCCTGCTCTGTGGTTTCTTTGCGCGGCCTCTTGCCACGGTCACATCCGCTGGCGTCCACGAACTGGTCCGCGCCGCCTGTTATTTCTGGAAGCGGCCGCTATTCGCTTACGCAGGCGTCAATGACAGGCTTCCGACGCTTCCCGGCATTGCATTGCCGGCGCGTCTGCGGCCTCCGATGCTCGTTCAATTGCGCGATCTTGATTCAGAAGCATCTGAAGTGCATCTGAGCCGCTTTCAGCTGATCGATTCCGATTTCGTCTAAATCACGCGAAATCTGACCGATGGCCTCGTGGTTCGAGACGCGCGGGTTGCCGCGCTCCTCACCATGAGGGTCTAACACCTCATCCTGAGGAGCCATGCCAACGGGTCGCGCGAATGCGCGCCCGATGACAGGCTCCGCATGGCGTCTCGAAGGACGAGGCCCCCGATTTGGAAGATGCGCTATTCGTACGACGATGGTCCCGTATCGCGATAGGCCCAGCAACCTTCTCGCGGCAGAGCGACCCGCGTCTCCGTCCCGACCTGATGGCGAGCGGCGGTGCCGAGTTCAAGCACTTCGAGCCGGCGGCCGAGCAGGTCGATGTCATAGACGGTCTGGGTGCCCTGATAGCGGCGATCGATCACGCGGGCGGGAAAGTTGTTGGCGCCGTCATGGCTGCCGATCGCAATGTTTTCCGGCCGCAACGCGATCCGCACCTTTTCGCCTACCTTGAGCGGCTGCAGCAGCGCCGCCTGGCCGCGCCGCCCGTCGCCGAAATCGACCGTCCCGAACTCGCCGTTGCGCTCAACCAGGGTGCCAGCGAGTTCGTTGGTGGCACCGGTAAAATTCGCGACAAACAAATCCGCCGGCCGGTTATAGATCTGGTCCGGCGTGCCGATCTGCAACAATTTGCCGTCGCGCA is drawn from Bradyrhizobium lablabi and contains these coding sequences:
- a CDS encoding GNAT family N-acetyltransferase, whose protein sequence is MIAISEEKVIDYDLTARLATEAFGSSDVVFSAERMKWLYERSFGEGTIVLSVTDDGVKVGQIALVHQTVHCGGKPRSAIQLVDLFISKDHRSPQTIRRIYKEVEQLCIDRKVRFILAMPNENAKQLNARILKLKPLLWLEVRAGVALLPPRRAGLKYSGYVKSLPAREAVDLLSGFDTEATENGLRWYGEVLFNRMNDPTCNYAVHAAADLVLISSTRKTRRVGYTLLCGFFARPLATVTSAGVHELVRAACYFWKRPLFAYAGVNDRLPTLPGIALPARLRPPMLVQLRDLDSEASEVHLSRFQLIDSDFV